The genomic stretch AACTTCGAACTCAAATCCTTAATTAATTTCTTTGGTTTGACGGAACCTGAACAGGGATGACGCCACTAGGGATAGCTGGTGGGGCTTGTCGGCATCACTAGTGGAGGTAGTGGATGATGCGGTGGTCGGACAGCAGGGTGGTGCCATGCTATTGCTCGCAAGGGCAGAGGGCTACGCCGATAGTCATGCTCACGACATAGGTGCTACGGGAAAGATGGGAGCCAGCTTTCGACCATGATGGTCTCGACCTAGACATGATCTAGGTGGAGGCTTGTTTGCATTCCCTTAAGCTCGACGTTTGTTGTAAGATgcaaagaagagaaagcaagGTGCAGTCGGAAGCCATTGGCATAGCGGACGGTTCTTCGCATGGGCAGAGCAACCCGTGCAACGATAAAGCAGCAAGGAGGTGCATGCGTCGCTGCTCACATGACAAGAGGTTATGCCGACGGTCAACACGCAGAGAGGAGAGGGACGTGGCTCCTGCGTCGGCCGGTCGCCAGGGCGAAGGAGCGATACTAACGGTCAGCTCAAAGGCGACGTCGTAGAGCGTGTTTGCCGTTGTCGCACGTATGGGGAGGAAGGGCGGTAATTGAACTTAGGGTTTGATTACCAAAAACCTAGGTTTTATACTTAAGCACTCCCAACTTAAATGAGTATTCAAAACAGGCTTTAGAAAAGCTTAACCCATTTATCCCCaaaaaatatctaaatatttatttttaaattccaagaaatttcaaaaaaattcctATAATTACTCTTAATTTATATAGACTTATTTTTCTATTAATTACCATTTATAATGttattatttttctcaataaatttaattaggtcaatttTAATAGGTTGCATTCCTATTATCTCCTAtattgaaattatatatatatatatatatatatatatatatatatatatatatatatatatatataacacccAAAGTGTCTTAATAGTTGTTTCGTGAGAAAACAGAAAGTTACTGAATCGATTGACATATTCAATTCATCCTTGTGATTGACAGTAGTTTCTCTATGAACAGAAGGATTCTAAATCAATTGAGGAGATCGATTGGCAGGAGTTTTGTGAGTAAATAGAAGTTTATCGAATCGATTGGTCTAATCAATTAAACATTATCAATTGGTTAGACTAATCGATTGAAGCCATTTTCACAAGAGAACATAAAGTAATAGAATCGACTGGGGTAATCAATTAGAGTCTAACCAATTGATTGAcatgactcaccaatcgattggttagGTGAAAAAGAACTGCTCTACAGGTTTTGAATGGTCGATCTGATGTGAATCAATTAGGGGTTAGGATAATTGAATGGGAGGCATTTTTTAGCCCAAGAGAAATCCTAGAAAAGAGGATTTCATGAACAGAAAGCTAATGCCAATTCTTGGGAAGTTGAGGAAAAAGTGATACTGCATTTTCAGCCACCAAGAGGCATTTCCTAGCAATAAGAGAACAAGTAAGAAAGATTATTCATTGTAAAATCATTTTCGATTGTATTTGCTTGTGTATTTTGTATTTCTTGATGTATTTTTGTGCTTGAGCTTGTATGGAACTTCTCTATCTTAGAAAAGTTTTCTAGAATAAGACATTCATAATGGAGCTGTGAGTGTGAGAAGTGGACCCTTGGATTAATCACTTCAATGAGGTAGATACCGAGTAAAATCTAAATGTTAGCATTGTGAAAATTCTTAACTTCAAATTTTTGCTGTAAATCAAGTTCAAAGAAGTGAAGCGAGCTATTCACTTTTCCCCCTCTAGCTCTTAtgcgttatatatatatatatatatatagcactttagtttgtttattttttaaactcctgattatgtatatatatatatatatatatatagcactttagtttgtttattttttaaactccTGATTATGTCAATCACATTTTgcgttgacaaaaaaaaaatttaaggtgcTCATGGGGTGTGTGGTAGAGAGAGTGTGTTTTTGTTATCCCACACCTCTTACACAACACATTTCGTAAGCacctaatttttttattttgaatttttttttctgctAAAGAATACAAAATAAGGGCTCAAGTTTGAGATTTGGAGAGTTTAgctttatataaaaattttagcTAAAATTGCTACATCGTCTTTAGGGACTCAAATGGAAGAACCAATAACATTAAATGACTCCAAGAGCTCTAAAGGAGACAATAGAGGGGAGCAGTTTTAGCCAAAACATTTCATATAATGATTTCAAGGACTTTAAAAAGCATAAGATCATATTTGAGTTTTAGATAATTTAGGTACATGTCACTAGTTTTGGCTAAACTTATTACATGGATCTAAaccattctattttttttttttttgaaaaaaaagaagataaagaATGGTTTCATGCAACCTTCATAGTAATTGGAACACAATATATATGAGGCCTTCATGATAATTAGTCAATTTTATGTCCATATAGCAATTTTGATCAAACTATCATATGAATTGAACTTAAAgctaatgaaattgaaaaaaaatgggCATAGAATGACTCAACAAGTTCCAAGAGAACAACAATGTTCCCATTTATAAATTTTAGGTCGTTTAACTTCATATAACAATTTTAGTCAAAACTACTACACGAACCTACACTAcccaaaattaaaaaatgaaggtCTAGAATGATTGAATATGTTTAAGCAAACAAATGAGTGTTTGTTTATAAAATTTGACTAGTTTGGATACTTATaatagttttgatcaaaattactaCATAGACTTAAATTGTCCAAAATTAATCACGAAGGCATAAATGACTGAACATATTTCAAAGAGCACAAATGAATGTGTTTTTATGAAATTTACCAGTTTAAAATGATTGAAGAACAAGATCACACAACCCATCATAAATAGCGTCTGTAACTCAGCCTACGATTTAGAAAATGAATATTGTTTGAGTGAAATAATAGAATTTTTTGGGTGAAAATATAGAATTTGACCGAAAGGTTACAACGAAAGAAGGAAAGAGTTCcggtctgattttttttttttttaaatgacaaggTATAAATTTAGCATAAAAAATTAGGCGAAGCATCTCTTGGATGATTAAATCAAAATGGATAGCCAAGTATTATATATAAATGAATAAAATAGGAACCTCTATTACAATTAATCTAGGATTAACTATACATACAAGTCATTaaacatattcttttaaaaacgaAAAAAAATCATAACTGCTGTCAAGCAAGCTCATTAATTACAAACGGCATTATTTTACAATAAAAATAAAGTACCTTTAAAAACACTCATAAAGATCTTTATAATACACCAATTATGATACATCTTTATAATATTCATATTTTTATAATCTACACATTAAGGATTTCCAAATTAAAcaatataaatattatatatatataattgtataTTACATATCAAAGAgtttctatatatatattatatgaataaatataattaatgatATAAATAgggggaaaataaaagaaaagaagaaggtaagGGCAAAATAGGAATTTTGACTCCGATACGGCTGGCATCCGTTTTTTAATTTGTCGGAAGCAAAATAACGGCCCTGTCTTATGATTATAGTTTGGGAGCTTCTTACCccactttttctcttcctctgccCTTCCTTGCACCACCTACTGCAAACTTCCAATCTCGCCACCGCCTCTCCTCCCTTTCTTAaatctcctcttcctctcctcccttcCTCATctttctcccttcttcttcttcttcttcttcttcttcttcttctcatgtCTCAAGCTGCCCATGCAGTGAGCGAGACCGGCGGGGAGCTGAGCGTCGACACCTGGAGTCACGCCCTGCAGCAATGGAACAGGGACTACAGCCCTGATGCAGACGCCGCCGCCACCGGATTCGTCTCCATCTCGTCGTCTTCGGCCGGACTGAAGCGGCCTCGATCTGGCTCCTCCACCTCCAGGGACCGCCAGGAAGCAGGGAAGAGCGGCGGTGGGGAGCCGGAGCATGAGATACACATATGgacagagagggagaggaggaagaagatgaggaacATGTTCTCCAGCCTCCACGCCCTCCTCCCCCACTTACCTGCTAAAGTACTCAAAAGCTTATCAATCatgatctcttcttcttcttcatgcatGAAACTCTTTTAATATGAGCCTTGATCTCGATTTGCATGCAAAATAGATTGGTTAATGTGATGGTTTATAACAAATCAAGTTGATTAAAATTGTCGACGCATGGTGTGTGTGTATTTTTAGGCAGACAAATCTACGATTGTAGATGAGGCAGTGAAGCACATCCAAGCGCTGCAGCAGAAGCTCGAGAAGCTCGAGAAACAGAAGCTCGAGCATCTCCACAGCCAGGGGCGGCCGCCGCCGCCACCTCCTGCTGCTGCAGGCTCCGACCAAACGGCCTCCACCGCAGTCAGCAGGGAAGCCTTCTTGGCCGAGCAAGGCAAGAGCTACTTCCCGACCAACTCTCCTTCGCCGGCGACGGCTGCCGCCCGGTTCCCCGCGCAGTCCCTGCAGACTTGGTCGTCGCCCAATGTGGTGCTGAGCGTGAGCGGCGACGACGCATTCATCTGCATCAGCGCACCCAAGAAGCCGAGCGTCCTCTCCACCGTTGCTGCCGTAATGGAGAAGCACAAACTCGACCTCCTCTCCGCCTCCGTCTCCGCCGACTTCTTCAGAACCATGATCATGATCCATGCTCGTGTATGTTCCTAGAATTCATTCATGATGTGCATATCCTTTTAATTAAGCTTTGTTTCAaggatcgattgaccaatcgcaGGCAAG from Zingiber officinale cultivar Zhangliang chromosome 5B, Zo_v1.1, whole genome shotgun sequence encodes the following:
- the LOC121986930 gene encoding transcription factor bHLH95-like, which gives rise to MSQAAHAVSETGGELSVDTWSHALQQWNRDYSPDADAAATGFVSISSSSAGLKRPRSGSSTSRDRQEAGKSGGGEPEHEIHIWTERERRKKMRNMFSSLHALLPHLPAKADKSTIVDEAVKHIQALQQKLEKLEKQKLEHLHSQGRPPPPPPAAAGSDQTASTAVSREAFLAEQGKSYFPTNSPSPATAAARFPAQSLQTWSSPNVVLSVSGDDAFICISAPKKPSVLSTVAAVMEKHKLDLLSASVSADFFRTMIMIHARASDAGGQLPETLMNEEIYKLAVGEMIIWLSTSPNH